A single region of the Ciconia boyciana chromosome 13, ASM3463844v1, whole genome shotgun sequence genome encodes:
- the BFAR gene encoding bifunctional apoptosis regulator isoform X2 produces the protein MEEDETLQGETERAKVETQATPEIGRRISVSEFLCHCCYDILVNPTTLNCGHSFCRHCLALWWVSSKKNECPECREKWEGFPKVNILLRDVIEKLFSDAIEQRKEDIQQNSDVARSLATFQKYGNDQIPTVPNTGRINPRGGGFFSGVLTALTCVAVVLLGYHWSSREFEEDLLVHKPVAKWTAEEVILWLEQLGPWASHYKERFLLEKVNGRLLLTLTEEDFAKEPYSIENGNHRKAIMAELECVKTLGVKPPQNLWEYKAVNPGKSLFLLYALKSSPRLSMLYLYLFDYAEAFLPFMHTICPTQEDKYEDIVTKLVLIAEFAWDWLDVHYWTSRFIIVNAMLLSVLELFSFWRLWSRRELKTIPHRMWRHFWKVSTQGLFVTIFWPFIPQFVCNCLFYWALYFNPIINIDLVVKELRRLETQVQ, from the exons atggaagaagatgAGACTTTACAAGGTGAAACAGAGAGGGCAAAAGTTGAAACACAAGCTACTCCTGAGATCGGTCGGCGGATATCAGTTAGTGAGTTCCTTTGCCACTGCTGTTACGACATTCTGGTCAATCCCACCACCCTGAACTGTGGGCATAGTTTCTGTAGACATTGCCTAGCCTTGTGGTGGGTATCGTCCAAGAAGAATGAATGCCCcgaatgcagagaaaaatgggaaggaTTCCCCAAAGTCAACATCCTCCTCAG GGATGTTattgaaaagctattttctgaTGCCAttgaacaaagaaaagaagatattCAACAAAACAGTGATGTAGCACGCAGCTTAGCAACCTTCCAGAAATATGGGAATGACCAGATCCCTACAGTTCCAAACACAGGAAGAATTAATCCTCGAGGAGGAGGGTTTTTCTCAGGCGTTCTGACAGCTTTAACATGTGTAGCA GTAGTTCTACTTGGATATCACTGGAGTAGCAGAGAATTTGAAGAAGATCTTCTTGTCCACAAGCCTGTTGCTAAATGGACTGCTGAGGAAGTGATACTTTGGCTAGAGCAGCTGGGCCCATGGGCTTCACAttataaagaaagatttttactgGAGAAAGTGAATGGAAG ACTCCTCCTAACACTGACAGAGGAGGATTTCGCAAAAGAGCCTTACAGTATAGAGAACGGTAACCATAGAAAAGCTATTATGGCGGAACTGGAATGTGTGAAAACTTTAGGCGTTAAACCACCACAGAACCTTTGGGAATATAAG GCAGTAAATCCAGGAAAATCACTCTTTCTTCTGTATGCACTGAAGAGTTCTCCAAGACTCAGTATGTTATACTTATATTTGTTTGATTATGCAGAAGCTTTCCTACCTTTCATGCACACAATTTGCCCTACGCAAGAAGACAAGTATGAAGATATTGTCACAAAACTAGTA TTGATAGCTGAATTTGCTTGGGATTGGCTGGATGTGCACTACTGGACGTCAAGATTTATAATTGTAAATGCCATGTTGCTCTCTGTTCTGGAATTATTCTCCTTTTGGAGGCTCTGGTCAAGAAGAGAACTGAA gACTATTCCTCACAGAATGTGGAGACATTTCTGGAAAGTCTCAACCCAGGGTCTTTTTGTTACCATTTTTTGGCCTTTTATTCCTCAGTTTGTTTGCAATTGTTTGTTTTACTGGGCCTTGTACTTTAACCCAATTATAAACATTGATCTTGTGGTTAAAGAATTAAGGCGTCTGGAGACACAAGTGCAGTGA
- the BFAR gene encoding bifunctional apoptosis regulator isoform X1 — MEEDETLQGETERAKVETQATPEIGRRISVSEFLCHCCYDILVNPTTLNCGHSFCRHCLALWWVSSKKNECPECREKWEGFPKVNILLRDVIEKLFSDAIEQRKEDIQQNSDVARSLATFQKYGNDQIPTVPNTGRINPRGGGFFSGVLTALTCVAVVLLGYHWSSREFEEDLLVHKPVAKWTAEEVILWLEQLGPWASHYKERFLLEKVNGRLLLTLTEEDFAKEPYSIENGNHRKAIMAELECVKTLGVKPPQNLWEYKAVNPGKSLFLLYALKSSPRLSMLYLYLFDYAEAFLPFMHTICPTQEDKYEDIVTKLVDLKDPSWKQWREFIVKYFFLPYQLIAEFAWDWLDVHYWTSRFIIVNAMLLSVLELFSFWRLWSRRELKTIPHRMWRHFWKVSTQGLFVTIFWPFIPQFVCNCLFYWALYFNPIINIDLVVKELRRLETQVQ; from the exons atggaagaagatgAGACTTTACAAGGTGAAACAGAGAGGGCAAAAGTTGAAACACAAGCTACTCCTGAGATCGGTCGGCGGATATCAGTTAGTGAGTTCCTTTGCCACTGCTGTTACGACATTCTGGTCAATCCCACCACCCTGAACTGTGGGCATAGTTTCTGTAGACATTGCCTAGCCTTGTGGTGGGTATCGTCCAAGAAGAATGAATGCCCcgaatgcagagaaaaatgggaaggaTTCCCCAAAGTCAACATCCTCCTCAG GGATGTTattgaaaagctattttctgaTGCCAttgaacaaagaaaagaagatattCAACAAAACAGTGATGTAGCACGCAGCTTAGCAACCTTCCAGAAATATGGGAATGACCAGATCCCTACAGTTCCAAACACAGGAAGAATTAATCCTCGAGGAGGAGGGTTTTTCTCAGGCGTTCTGACAGCTTTAACATGTGTAGCA GTAGTTCTACTTGGATATCACTGGAGTAGCAGAGAATTTGAAGAAGATCTTCTTGTCCACAAGCCTGTTGCTAAATGGACTGCTGAGGAAGTGATACTTTGGCTAGAGCAGCTGGGCCCATGGGCTTCACAttataaagaaagatttttactgGAGAAAGTGAATGGAAG ACTCCTCCTAACACTGACAGAGGAGGATTTCGCAAAAGAGCCTTACAGTATAGAGAACGGTAACCATAGAAAAGCTATTATGGCGGAACTGGAATGTGTGAAAACTTTAGGCGTTAAACCACCACAGAACCTTTGGGAATATAAG GCAGTAAATCCAGGAAAATCACTCTTTCTTCTGTATGCACTGAAGAGTTCTCCAAGACTCAGTATGTTATACTTATATTTGTTTGATTATGCAGAAGCTTTCCTACCTTTCATGCACACAATTTGCCCTACGCAAGAAGACAAGTATGAAGATATTGTCACAAAACTAGTA GACCTTAAAGATCCTTCTTGGAAACAGTGGAGAGAATTCATtgtaaagtatttctttttgccATACCAGTTGATAGCTGAATTTGCTTGGGATTGGCTGGATGTGCACTACTGGACGTCAAGATTTATAATTGTAAATGCCATGTTGCTCTCTGTTCTGGAATTATTCTCCTTTTGGAGGCTCTGGTCAAGAAGAGAACTGAA gACTATTCCTCACAGAATGTGGAGACATTTCTGGAAAGTCTCAACCCAGGGTCTTTTTGTTACCATTTTTTGGCCTTTTATTCCTCAGTTTGTTTGCAATTGTTTGTTTTACTGGGCCTTGTACTTTAACCCAATTATAAACATTGATCTTGTGGTTAAAGAATTAAGGCGTCTGGAGACACAAGTGCAGTGA